A window from Blastocatellia bacterium encodes these proteins:
- a CDS encoding cupin domain-containing protein: protein MAIVTIPDKHQTLTDPTAIRSHLASIGIAYERWNPAHPVAPDAPPEAILAAYAAEIEALKARGGYVTADVVDVTPQTPGLDAMLAKFSREHWHDEDEVRFIIDGRGLFHIRPQQGPVTAIEVEAGDLICVPRGTWHWFNLCADRRIRVIRLFQDPAGWTPHYTDSHVDENYQPVCFGFSHLPLQAS from the coding sequence ATGGCAATTGTCACCATTCCCGACAAGCACCAAACATTGACCGATCCAACGGCCATCAGGTCACACCTGGCCAGCATCGGCATCGCTTACGAGCGATGGAATCCGGCGCATCCTGTCGCTCCCGATGCCCCACCCGAGGCCATCCTAGCAGCTTATGCCGCCGAGATTGAAGCGCTGAAAGCGCGTGGCGGCTACGTCACTGCCGACGTCGTTGACGTCACCCCGCAGACGCCGGGCCTCGACGCGATGCTGGCCAAGTTCAGCCGCGAACACTGGCACGATGAGGACGAAGTCCGTTTCATTATTGATGGTCGCGGGCTGTTTCATATTCGACCGCAGCAAGGGCCGGTCACGGCCATCGAAGTTGAAGCCGGTGACTTGATCTGCGTGCCGCGCGGGACCTGGCACTGGTTCAATCTGTGCGCCGACCGGCGTATTCGAGTGATCCGTTTATTCCAAGACCCGGCTGGCTGGACTCCGCATTACACAGACAGCCACGTTGACGAAAACTATCAGCCTGTCTGTTTCGGCTTCAGTCATCTTCCTCTGCAAGCAAGTTGA
- the mtnC gene encoding acireductone synthase, whose product MPSLGPIRSILLDIEGTTTPIAFVYEVLFPYAKMYVADFLWQHAASDEVCADIAGLWQQHTDDVKNGLTPPPLSASPPEARLSSLVSYVHWLIDHDRKSTALKSLQGKIWQEGYRTGHLRSQVFPDVPMAFEQWQRQKIEICIFSSGSVLAQQLLFAHTTDGDLTRFIHAYFDTTIGSKRDPESYRRIATTLGHAAEQMLFISDVTEELDAAQSAGMATRLAVRPGNHPQPASPHVAIHTFEALMAER is encoded by the coding sequence ATGCCATCACTTGGTCCGATTCGCAGCATTTTACTGGATATCGAAGGGACAACGACGCCAATTGCATTCGTTTATGAGGTGTTGTTTCCCTACGCCAAGATGTACGTAGCCGATTTTCTTTGGCAGCACGCTGCCTCTGATGAAGTCTGCGCTGATATTGCTGGCCTCTGGCAGCAACACACCGATGATGTGAAAAACGGGCTGACGCCCCCGCCTCTGTCGGCCAGTCCGCCGGAAGCGCGTCTCTCATCATTGGTCAGCTACGTTCACTGGTTGATTGATCACGACCGAAAGTCAACAGCCCTGAAGTCGTTGCAAGGCAAAATCTGGCAAGAGGGCTACCGAACCGGTCACCTGCGAAGCCAGGTCTTTCCCGATGTGCCTATGGCGTTTGAGCAGTGGCAACGGCAGAAAATAGAAATTTGCATTTTCTCTTCGGGCAGCGTCCTGGCGCAACAACTCTTGTTCGCGCACACCACGGACGGCGACTTGACGCGGTTCATCCATGCCTATTTCGATACAACGATCGGCTCGAAACGAGACCCGGAAAGTTATCGGCGGATCGCGACAACGCTCGGACACGCTGCCGAACAGATGCTCTTCATCTCCGATGTGACGGAAGAACTGGATGCCGCGCAATCAGCCGGCATGGCCACGCGACTGGCCGTTCGTCCGGGAAATCATCCACAGCCGGCCTCGCCGCACGTGGCGATACACACGTTTGAGGCGCTCATGGCCGAAAGATAA
- a CDS encoding S9 family peptidase, whose product MHYSRRLISPYLVTTLLIWSVVVGTCTPALSQDGTSQPKGWTLDEMMKVKSVGNVQVSPDGRRVVFTVTEAIMTDDKSDMLTHIHMANADGSNAYQFTYGDKSCSNPRWSPDGRWIAFTSSRSGKENIWLIRADGGEAQQLTDVKSGVGSYRWSPDSKLIAFTMPDPPTEAQEKAEKGKNDAKVIDENIKFNRLWVIPIEKDANGKREPRQLTKENYNVSGNFDWSPDGKTIVFSHTLTPRADDWPSADISTVAVASGEVKRLVSTGAAESSPLFSPDGRQIAFVATDNPPTWARDARVYIISAGGGQARPLAETYDRQPDLVGWSADGQSVYFTETRGTVGRLSALPVTGGRPQDLDRGDVDMLGVNLNATRTAIGFIGQTSARPNEAYVSRLPAYVPVQVSRVNAEFLNHVTGRTEVIRWKSSDGMEIEGLLTYPVNYKPGLRYPLLLIIHGGPAGVFRETFIAGGGGAYPIAAFADQGFAVLRPNVRGSSGYGKQFRYANYQDWGGGDFRDLMTGVDHVISMGIADPERLGVMGWSYGGFMTSWIITQTKRFKAASVGAGVTNLMSFTGTTDIPSFIPDYMRAEFWDNLDVYRNHSAMFNIKGVTTPTLIQHGEQDERVPISQGFELYNALKRQNVPVKMIVYPRTPHGLREPKLRLDAMKRNLEWFTHYLNQDAAARK is encoded by the coding sequence ATGCACTACAGTCGTCGTTTGATCTCACCATATCTTGTCACGACTCTGCTCATCTGGTCGGTGGTCGTCGGAACCTGCACGCCGGCCCTGAGCCAGGATGGGACATCACAACCGAAAGGCTGGACGCTCGATGAAATGATGAAAGTCAAATCGGTTGGGAACGTTCAGGTTTCGCCTGATGGCCGGCGCGTGGTCTTCACTGTGACTGAGGCCATCATGACCGATGACAAAAGCGACATGCTGACTCACATCCACATGGCCAACGCCGATGGGTCGAACGCCTATCAATTCACCTACGGCGATAAATCCTGTTCCAACCCACGATGGTCGCCGGACGGGCGCTGGATCGCGTTTACATCGAGTCGGTCGGGCAAGGAGAACATCTGGTTGATCCGCGCCGATGGCGGTGAAGCCCAACAATTGACCGATGTCAAAAGCGGCGTGGGAAGCTACCGCTGGTCTCCTGATAGCAAATTGATCGCGTTCACCATGCCTGATCCACCAACCGAAGCGCAGGAGAAAGCTGAAAAAGGAAAGAACGACGCTAAGGTCATTGATGAGAACATCAAGTTCAATCGGCTCTGGGTCATTCCTATCGAAAAAGACGCCAACGGCAAACGTGAGCCGAGGCAACTGACCAAAGAAAATTACAACGTCAGTGGCAATTTCGACTGGTCGCCCGACGGCAAAACGATTGTCTTTTCTCACACGTTGACGCCGCGCGCAGATGATTGGCCATCGGCTGACATATCCACAGTGGCTGTGGCGTCTGGCGAAGTGAAGCGGCTTGTCAGCACCGGCGCAGCAGAGAGTTCGCCGCTGTTTTCGCCTGACGGTCGTCAGATTGCCTTCGTGGCGACAGACAATCCGCCAACATGGGCACGAGATGCGCGGGTCTATATCATCAGCGCCGGCGGCGGGCAAGCGCGGCCACTGGCCGAAACCTATGATCGCCAGCCAGACCTCGTAGGATGGTCAGCCGATGGTCAATCGGTTTACTTCACCGAAACGCGCGGCACGGTAGGCCGACTTTCAGCGTTGCCTGTCACCGGCGGACGGCCGCAAGACCTCGATCGCGGAGACGTGGACATGCTGGGTGTCAATCTAAACGCCACACGAACGGCTATCGGATTTATCGGGCAAACGTCGGCGCGTCCGAACGAGGCTTACGTGAGCCGATTACCAGCGTATGTGCCTGTGCAAGTCAGTCGCGTCAACGCTGAGTTCTTGAATCATGTGACCGGTCGCACCGAGGTCATCCGCTGGAAGTCATCGGATGGGATGGAGATCGAAGGATTGCTGACCTACCCGGTCAATTACAAACCCGGGCTCCGGTATCCGCTGTTGCTCATCATTCATGGTGGGCCTGCTGGCGTCTTTCGAGAGACATTCATTGCCGGTGGAGGCGGCGCTTATCCGATCGCTGCTTTTGCCGATCAAGGATTCGCCGTGCTGCGCCCGAACGTGCGAGGCTCGTCAGGCTATGGGAAGCAATTCCGCTACGCGAACTACCAAGACTGGGGCGGCGGCGATTTTCGGGACTTGATGACCGGTGTGGATCACGTCATTAGCATGGGCATCGCAGACCCAGAGCGCCTCGGCGTGATGGGATGGAGCTACGGCGGCTTCATGACCTCGTGGATCATCACACAAACAAAACGATTCAAAGCTGCCTCAGTCGGCGCCGGCGTTACCAATCTGATGAGCTTCACCGGCACAACGGATATTCCTAGTTTCATCCCCGATTACATGAGGGCTGAATTCTGGGACAATCTGGACGTCTACCGAAATCATTCAGCCATGTTCAACATCAAAGGCGTGACGACGCCAACCTTGATTCAACATGGCGAACAGGATGAGCGCGTGCCGATTTCGCAAGGATTTGAGTTGTACAACGCGCTCAAGCGGCAGAACGTGCCGGTGAAAATGATTGTTTACCCACGCACGCCGCACGGTCTGCGTGAGCCTAAGCTGCGGCTGGATGCCATGAAGCGCAATCTGGAGTGGTTCACCCACTATTTGAATCAGGATGCAGCCGCTAGGAAATGA
- a CDS encoding acetyl-CoA carboxylase carboxyltransferase subunit alpha has protein sequence MSEQLEKLDQMRDELEQKIAQLIPLATTAEARKELERLVARLERLQTNIMANLTPMGRVKLARHPNRPYTLDFIRHMFTDFSEIHGDRRYADDPAMVCGMARFHGEPVVVIGQQKGRDLKERQYRNFGMAQPDGYRKAMRVMKLAEKFGRAVFCFVDTPGAYPGIEAEERGQAEAIAYNLREMSRLRVPIIVTITGEGGSGGALAIAVGDYVGMLENAIYSVISPEGCAAILWKDAGQAEKAAESLKLTAQDLLQLGLIDSVIPEPRGGAHLSHTETARILDEHLVAALNQAKNLPIDELIKRRYEKFRRMGAFEEVSEEIRRALVSAG, from the coding sequence ATGAGTGAGCAACTCGAAAAACTTGACCAGATGCGCGACGAGCTAGAGCAGAAGATCGCTCAGTTGATCCCTCTTGCGACCACTGCCGAAGCGCGAAAAGAATTGGAACGACTCGTTGCACGGCTGGAGCGTCTTCAGACGAACATCATGGCGAATTTAACCCCGATGGGACGAGTCAAATTAGCCCGGCATCCAAACCGTCCTTACACGTTGGATTTCATTCGGCACATGTTCACCGACTTTTCTGAAATCCACGGTGACCGTCGTTACGCTGATGATCCGGCCATGGTATGCGGCATGGCTCGATTTCATGGTGAGCCGGTCGTCGTCATTGGCCAACAAAAGGGTCGTGATTTGAAGGAACGCCAATACCGTAACTTCGGCATGGCGCAACCCGATGGCTATCGAAAGGCAATGCGCGTGATGAAGCTGGCTGAAAAATTCGGTCGAGCCGTCTTCTGTTTCGTTGACACGCCGGGCGCATATCCGGGCATTGAAGCCGAAGAGCGCGGGCAGGCTGAAGCAATAGCCTATAACCTGCGCGAGATGTCGCGGCTGCGCGTGCCGATTATTGTCACCATCACAGGCGAAGGAGGTTCAGGCGGCGCGTTGGCCATCGCCGTCGGCGATTATGTTGGCATGTTAGAAAACGCCATCTATTCGGTCATTTCGCCTGAAGGCTGCGCGGCCATCTTGTGGAAGGATGCCGGGCAAGCTGAGAAGGCAGCCGAAAGCCTCAAACTCACAGCCCAGGATTTACTCCAGTTAGGATTGATTGACAGCGTCATCCCAGAGCCACGCGGCGGCGCCCATCTCAGCCACACTGAGACAGCCCGCATCCTGGATGAGCATTTGGTGGCTGCGCTCAACCAAGCCAAAAACTTACCAATTGATGAGCTGATCAAGCGACGGTACGAAAAGTTCCGCCGGATGGGCGCGTTTGAGGAAGTTTCTGAAGAAATACGGCGCGCGTTGGTCAGCGCCGGCTGA